One window from the genome of Andrena cerasifolii isolate SP2316 chromosome 3, iyAndCera1_principal, whole genome shotgun sequence encodes:
- the Atp8b gene encoding ATPase phospholipid transporting 8B isoform X7, with amino-acid sequence MSRSAATRPMQETERRIRANNREFNSQFNYANNYIKTSKYRVVTFLPLNLFEQFQRLANFYFLCLLVLQIIPAISSLTPITTAIPLIGVLMLTAIKDAYDDFQRHSSDSQVNNRKSQTLRGTSLREEKWSQVQVGDVIRMENDQFVAADVLLLSTSEPNGLCYIETAELDGETNLKCRQCLAETAEMTDNHEMIGQFDGEIVCETPNNLLNKFDGTLTWRGRKYALDNDKVILRGCVLRNTQWCYGVVIFAGKDTKLMQNSGKTKFKRTSIDRLLNLLIIGIVFFLLSMCMFCTIGCGIWESLVGRYFQVYLPWDSLVPTEPMSGATVIALLVFFSYAIVLNTVVPISLYVSVEVIRFVQSFLINWDEEMYHAPTNTHAKARTTTLNEELGQIEYIFSDKTGTLTQNIMTFNKCSVAGKSYGDVIDEVTGEVVDLSETDKAARTPTMRWKNGQEFVQVYTPLSGPNVRLLEQVDRIANIIPGRGINGSPMIPHKLSSMPPLDFSFNKDYEPEFKFYDGALLEAVKRNNEDVHSFFRLLALCHTVMPEEKNGKLEYQAQSPDEAALVSAARNFGFVFKERSPNSITIEVMGNREIYELLCILDFNNVRKRMSVILRKDGHLRLYCKGADNVIYDRVKKGSEEIMAKTLDHLNKFAGEGLRTLCLSVRDLDEQFFNDWKQRHQEAALSQENRDDKLDAIYEEIEKDMTLLGATAIEDKLQDGVPQTIANLALAGIKIWVLTGDKQETAINIGYSCQLLTDDLTDVFIVDATTYDGVENQLTRYLETIKTTSNQQHRPTLSVVTFRWDKESSDTEYNPSRDEQDEHEMEQATGFAVVINGHSLVHALHPQLEQLFLDVSSQCKAVICCRVTPLQKAMVVELIKKNKNAVTLAIGDGANDVSMIKTAHIGVGISGQEGLQAVLASDYSIGQFRFLERLLLVHGRWSYYRMSKFLRYFFYKNFAFTLCHIWFAFFCGFSAQTVFDPMYISVYNLFYTSLPVMAVGIFDQDVNDKNSLLYPKLYAPGLQNLLFNKKEFCWSAIHGFFASCVLFLVPYGTYKDGVSPKGYVLSDHMLLGSVVATILVIVVTVQIALDTSYWTIVNHIMVWGSLVWYFILDYFYNFVIGGSYVGSLTMAMSEATFWFTAVISCIILVIPVLSWRFFFIDVRPTLSDRVRLKQRLAQLRSRQSQDILRTPSTRRTRRSLRSGYAFAHQEGFGRLITSGKIMRKLPNGGDFKFSMPFTNNTNKQVSVATTSPKDNASKNSHTLDTIDL; translated from the exons AAACGGAGAGGCGAATTCGCGCAAATAATCGCGAGTTCAACTCGCAGTTTAATTACGCG AACAACTACATCAAGACGTCCAAGTATAGAGTTGTGACGTTCCTACCGTTAAATTTATTCGAGCAATTTCAGCGGCTCGCTAACTTTTACTTCCTATGCCTGCTGGTGCTTCAGATAATCCCCGCTATCTCCTCCTTGACCCCCATCACTACAGCCATACCCCTTATAGGGGTGCTCATGCTCACTGCCATCAAAGATGCTTACGACGATTTT CAACGGCACAGCAGCGATTCGCAGGTGAACAATCGGAAATCTCAGACACTGCGGGGTACTAGCCTCCGCGAGGAGAAATGGTCGCAGGTCCAAGTGGGCGACGTAATCAGAATGGAAAACGATCAGTTCGTTGCTGCCGACGTCCTTCTTTTATCAACTAGTGAGCCAAACGGTCTTTGTTACATTGAAACCGCGGAATTAGATGG GGAGACGAATTTGAAGTGTCGGCAGTGCTTAGCCGAGACTGCCGAGATGACGGACAACCATGAAATGATCGGTCAGTTCGATGGAGAAATTGTTTGCGAAACTCCTAATAATTTGCTAAATAAATTCGATGGCACCCTTACGTGGAGGGGACGGAA GTACGCATTGGACAACGACAAAGTTATATTACGAGGCTGCGTGCTCAGGAACACGCAGTGGTGCTACGGCGTGGTCATCTTTGCAGGCAAGGATACCAAATTAATGCAAAACTCAGGGAAGACGAAATTTAAGAGGACCTCTATAGATAGGCTGTTGAATCTTCTGATAATCGGGATAGTGTTCTTTTTACTTTCCATGTGTATGTTCTGTACGATCGGTTGTGGTATTTGGGAGAGCCTCGTGGGCCGTTATTTCCAAGTGTATCTACCATGGGACTCGCTGGTGCCTACCGAGCCCATGAGCGGTGCCACAGTGATCGCTCTGCTTGTGTTCTTTTCCTACGCGATCGTGTTGAATACGGTGGTGCCAATCAGTTTGTACGTGAGTGTCGAAGTTATCAGGTTCGTTCAGTCGTTCTTGATTAATTGGGACGAGGAGATGTACCACGCACCTACGAACACACACGCTAAGGCAAGGACTACTACGTTAAACGAAGAGTTGGGACAgatagaatatatattttccgaTAAGACCGGAACGCTCACGCAGAATATTATGACTTTTAACAAGTGTTCTGTGGCGGGGAAAAGTTACGGGGACGTTATCGACGAAGTTACCGGGGAAGTCGTCGATTTGAGCGAG ACGGACAAAGCTGCCCGAACACCTACGATGCGATGGAAAAATGGACAGGAATTTGTTCAAGTTTATACACCATTAAGTGGTCCGAACGTACGTCTACTGGAACAGGTGGACAGGATAGCCAATATAATTCCAGGACGAGGCATCAATGGCAGTCCGATGATTCCACACAAACTTTCA TCAATGCCGCCGTTGGATTTCTCGTTCAACAAGGATTACGAGCCAGAATTCAAGTTCTACGATGGTGCGCTCCTCGAAGCTGTGAAACGGAACAATGAAGACGTTCATAGTTTCTTTCGGTTGCTGGCACTTTGTCACACCGTTATGCCGGAGGAAAAGAACGGGAAActagaataccaagcacagTCGCCGGACGAAGCTGCCCTTGTGTCCGCCGCAAGGAACTTCGGTTTCGTATTCAAAGAAAGATCCCCAAACAGCATAACGATCGAGGTAATGGGGAACCGCGAGATATACGAGCTGCTTTGCATCCTGGACTTCAATAACGTTAGAAAAAGAATGTCCGTGATCCTGAGGAAGGACGGCCATCTCAGGCTTTATTGTAAAGGGGCGGACAATGTTATTTACGATCGTGTGAAAAAAGGCAGCGAGGAGATTATGGCGAAAACATTGGATCACCTTAATAAATTCGCGGGCGAAGGTCTGAGAACATTGTGCCTTTCGGTCAGAGATCTGGACGAGCAGTTTTTCAACGATTGGAAGCAACGTCACCAAGAAGCTGCGTTGAGCCAGGAGAACAGGGACGACAAATTGGATGCTATTTACGAAGAAATAGAGAAGGACATGACTCTATTGGGCGCGACTGCCATCGAAGATAAGTTACAGGACGGTGTACCCCAAACTATCGCTAATTTAGCTCTTGCTGGTATCAAGATCTGGGTATTAACTGGTGATAAACAAG AAACTGCTATCAATATTGGCTACTCCTGCCAGTTGTTGACAGACGATCTTACAGATGTCTTTATCGTGGATGCTACTACTTACGATGGCGTGGAAAATCAGTTAACGCGGTATTTGGAAACTATCAAAACTACCTCCAACCAGCAACACCGGCCAACACTCTCCGTTGTCACATTCAGGTGGGACAAGGAAAG CAGTGATACAGAATACAATCCCAGCAGAGATGAACAagatgaacatgaaatggaaCAAGCAACTGGATTCGCGGTAGTTATTAACGGACATTCTTTAGTTCATGCATTACATCCACAACTTGAGCAACTTTTTCTCGATGTATCAAGCCAAT GTAAAGCTGTGATATGTTGTCGCGTGACACCCTTACAAAAAGCAATGGTTGTCGAATTAATTAAGAAGAATAAGAACGCAGTGACTCTGGCAATCGGCGATGGAGCTAATGATGTCTCGATGATAAAGACAGCTCACATCGGTGTCGGCATCAGCGGTCAGGAAGGATTGCAAGCTGTGTTAGCGTCCGATTATTCGATAGGACAGTTTAGGTTTTTGGAAAGACTGCTCCTTGTTCATGGTAGATGGTCGTACTATAGAATGAGCAAGTTTCTtaggtattttttttacaagaattTTGCGTTTACGCTATGCCACATCTGGTTTGCCTTTTTCTGCGGATTCAGCGCACAG ACTGTATTCGATCCTATGTACATTTCTGTCTACAATCTCTTTTATACGTCGTTGCCCGTAATGGCAGTTGGTATATTCGATCAAGATGTTAACGATAAGAATAGTTTATTGTACCCAAAACTTTACGCACCTGGATTGCAGaatttactttttaataaaaaggaatTCTGCTGGAGTGCCATACATGGTTTCTTCGCTAGTTGCGTATTATTCTTAGTTCCGTACG GGACGTATAAGGATGGAGTATCGCCAAAGGGCTATGTACTTTCTGATCATATGCTGCTGGGAAGTGTTGTAGCCACCATATTAGTCATAGTGGTGACTGTTCAAATAGCCCTTGACACATCATATTGGACGATCGTTAATCATATTATGGTTTGGGGCTCGCTTGTTTGGTATTTCATTTTAgattatttctataatttcgtCATAGGTGGTAGTTACGTTGGCAGTCTTACTATG GCGATGTCCGAGGCAACGTTCTGGTTTACGGCAGTCATCTCGTGTATCATATTGGTAATACCCGTACTGTCGTGGAGATTCTTCTTCATAGATGTTAGGCCAACTTTATCCGACAGAGTCAGGCTTAAGCAGAGACTGGCACAGCTACGTTCGCGCCAAAGTCAAGACATACTTCGTACGCCTTCTACGAGACGAACGCGACGATCCCTACGTTCCGGATACGCTTTCGCGCATCAGGAAGGCTTTGGAAGGCTGATCACGTCCGGGAAGATTATGCGCAAGCTACCGAATGGTGGAGATTTTAAGTTTTCAATGCCATTCACGAACAATACCAACAAACAAGTTAGTGTTGCCACCACGTCACCAAAGGACAATGCATCAAAAAATTCGCACACACTGGATACCATTGATCTATAA